GCTGGGCGGTTTCCAGTGTTTTGAGCAGTTCATTGCGGCGGGTGGTGCTCGCGGGGCCGTCCTGAGTCTGCATGCTGCGACTGGAATCAGCCAGGATGTACAGCCAGGACTGACGGACTGTTTTGTCGGTCAGTTCGATCGCGGGACGCAGCATCATGAAAGCCAGCAGTAAGACGATCAGCAGCCGCAGACCGATCAATGTTCGCCTGATCGGCCGGGAAAAATGTCTGACGCGGCCGGGATAGGTGGTGAGAACCAATGCGAACAGCGCGATGATGAGCAGGATCATCGTGGGCCAGGACCAGATTGGTTCAAAGATTGGTTTCATGAGAGAGTCAGTTTCACGTCAGACAGTGCTTGTCTGGGTTGTCGTTCAGGATGTGGATTCTTCTGAAGGTTGATCGATTTCGTAAAAATAGTTTGCAGTAAAATGTTCCAGACAGAAGACGGCCAGCAGAAGAGTGACCAGGATCGGAAAGATTTCGACACCAAGTCGCCCCGTTCGGATGGTGCGTTTCAGTCCTTCCATATCGCGGGTCATACTGTAACGTTCTGCTCCCAGGATCTGATCCAGTTCCTGATTGCTGATGGGGCGGAAATTGCTTTCGGCCGGATTGACATTCACGCTGAATCCGCTTGAGGACCGAGTGACGTTACTCGAATTATCGATAAGCTCGTAATGGCCGACGACCCGGGTATCAGGAATAGAGACCTGATGCGCTCCCTGTTTGATCTCGATGGGAAGCTGTTTCAAATCGGGGGTTCTGAGCAGGAACGATTCCGGTGTGGTGGCGGTTGCCGGCCATTGATAGATGGCAACTTCGCCAGCCAGATAGTTGGTTCGATTGGCGATTGTACGGATCAGGTAGCGGGTCAACTGGTCGGCAAACGCGAGATAAGACCAGCGGGCATACAGGAGCTGGCTCCAGCCCTGGGCATCGATACCTGTGGTCAAGACGACGACCTTACCCCTGCCGAGATTACGTTCGATGATGGCGGGGGAATGGCGGGCATCGGTGTAGCGGGCGATGACCTGGTCCGGGTTTTCCGGTTCCACACGCCAGTAGCGGTTGACTTCCATGTTTGAGAGTTCTCCGGTGCCTCCCAGATCCTGAAAATAAGAGAATAGTGCGTGCTCATTGTGTTCCAGGTCCAGGAATTCCGGCGGGATGAACTTGAGTGAGCCTAACAGTTCCACCGGCAGGAGTTCTTGTGCCTGCCGGGAGTTGAACGAGACGATTGTCGATTCAGGTGCATCGCCGTCGCTGCCCATCAGTACTCCCAGGCCTCCCCCCTGTTTGACATAGTCTGTAAACTGCTGCCACAGACTGTCAGGCAGGCTGGTGATGTTGATCAGATAGATGGCGGCATATTCTTCCAGGGGGAGTGTTTCGATCTGGTTGAGGGGGGCGATCTCACACTGATAGCGGTTCTTTTTAAGGGTGACCAAAGGTCTGGGTGCCAGGGCATCATTCCATAGACGGGCAGAGCTGGCGTCGGGACTGACAATCAGAATCTTGGGTGGAGGCCGGGCGGTGATGGTAAAATAACGGACATCATCGGGCAGATAGGGATCAGAAGAGGTGATCCGCAGTTCTCCCTGTGTGACCGGCTGATCGACATTCGGCAGGCTCATTTCCAACTGGGGGCCCGGTTTTGCTCCGGTGGTCACATTTTCTGATGCGGGAGCATCGTCTGGAGATGCGAGCGTGGAAAGAGGACGCTGATCCCGCTTTATCAACTGCCCTTTCTCGTTTTGTGTGTATAACTCCAGAAACGTGTCACTGGCTGTGATGCCGGTGGACGTGATTTCTGCTTTGATCGAGACGGAATTGCCCAGTGTGATCGATTCGCGTGAAAGATCCAGGTGGGAAATTCCGATATTCTGGGGACTGGTCACTCCGACATCAATCACGTAGATTCCCAGCCATTTGAGCTTTTCCAGCTGCTGTTGAATTAACTGGGAAGGTTGGCTGCGCCAGGCGGTGCGGGCCAGATCGGTATAGATATAGATTTCCCGCACAAACTGATCGGAGCCGGCTGACTGTGAACCTGAGGACTGGCGTTCGTTCTGGCTGCGTTTGAAGTCATCTTCCTGACGATTGATGGCAGTGCGGAGGCGATCATCCAGGTAGAGGGACCAGGCGGATGTTTTGAGGGACTTGAGCCGGGATTTCACCGCGGTGAGGTCCGACTGAAATGGGGAGATATCTTCGCTGC
The genomic region above belongs to Gimesia chilikensis and contains:
- a CDS encoding BatA domain-containing protein — protein: MSLIHPGLLLGILLATIPVILHFLLRSKPKKLIFPALALLQRRKIQNSQRLKLRHIWLLLLRILIIVAIVLALTRPSLPPANYSFSTYELVMFCSIIVLAVLAYLGLMRHYQKQRISQQSLNTRRTFLRGGIGGAAFLLIALLVLWPYQRRVFAEISAPLPAVSENIPVTAIFLFDTSLSMDYRQENQSRLEQAQSIAEEHLSNLPAQSRVSILNSSSEDISPFQSDLTAVKSRLKSLKTSAWSLYLDDRLRTAINRQEDDFKRSQNERQSSGSQSAGSDQFVREIYIYTDLARTAWRSQPSQLIQQQLEKLKWLGIYVIDVGVTSPQNIGISHLDLSRESITLGNSVSIKAEITSTGITASDTFLELYTQNEKGQLIKRDQRPLSTLASPDDAPASENVTTGAKPGPQLEMSLPNVDQPVTQGELRITSSDPYLPDDVRYFTITARPPPKILIVSPDASSARLWNDALAPRPLVTLKKNRYQCEIAPLNQIETLPLEEYAAIYLINITSLPDSLWQQFTDYVKQGGGLGVLMGSDGDAPESTIVSFNSRQAQELLPVELLGSLKFIPPEFLDLEHNEHALFSYFQDLGGTGELSNMEVNRYWRVEPENPDQVIARYTDARHSPAIIERNLGRGKVVVLTTGIDAQGWSQLLYARWSYLAFADQLTRYLIRTIANRTNYLAGEVAIYQWPATATTPESFLLRTPDLKQLPIEIKQGAHQVSIPDTRVVGHYELIDNSSNVTRSSSGFSVNVNPAESNFRPISNQELDQILGAERYSMTRDMEGLKRTIRTGRLGVEIFPILVTLLLAVFCLEHFTANYFYEIDQPSEESTS